In one window of Eubalaena glacialis isolate mEubGla1 chromosome 13, mEubGla1.1.hap2.+ XY, whole genome shotgun sequence DNA:
- the LOC133102941 gene encoding brain-specific serine protease 4-like: MVVPKTLPALGRHYLRIVTSLLLLAAPATLAAAKTAGPPACGKPQHLNRIVGGEDSTDAEWPWLVSIQKNGTHYCAGSLLTNHWVLTAAHCFKGHLNKPALFSVLLGAWQLGNPGPRSQEVGIAWVQSHPVYSWKEGARADIALVRLEHAIQFSERILPICLPDSSVHLLPDTNCWIAGWGSIHDGVPLTHPQTLQKLKVPIIDSAVCSRLYWWGAGQGAITEDMLCAGYLEGERDACLGDSGGPLMCQVERTWLLAGVISWGEGCAERNRPGVYISLAAHRSWVQGIVQGVQLRGHSQGSGPTGRRGRALGARRARRAARGRGV, encoded by the exons ATGGTGGTTCCCAAGACTCTCCCTGCCCTGGGGAGGCACTACCTCAGGATTGTAACCTCCCTGCTGCTTCTGGCTGCTCCAG CCACCCTAGCTGCTGCCAAGACAGCTG GCCCCCCAGCCTGTGGAAAGCCCCAACACCTGAACCGAATCGTGGGTGGTGAGGACAGCACCGATGCCGAGTGGCCCTGGCTTGTGAGCATCCAGAAGAATGGCACCCACTACTGTGCAGGCTCCCTGCTCACCAACCACTGGGTGCTCACGGCTGCCCACTGCTTCAAGGG cCATCTGAACAAACCAGCCCTGTTCTCTGTGCTGCTGGGGGCCTGGCAGCTGGGGAACCCCGGCCCAAGGTCCCAGGAGGTGGGTATTGCCTGGGTGCAGTCCCACCCTGTGTACTCCTGGAAGGAAGGCGCCCGTGCTGACATCGCCTTGGTGCGCCTGGAGCACGCCATCCAGTTCTCTGAACGCATCCTGCCCATCTGCCTGCCTGATTCCTCCGTCCATCTCCTTCCGGACACCAACTGCTGGATTGCTGGCTGGGGGAGTATCCACGATGGAG tGCCCCTGACCCACCCTCAGACCCTCCAGAAGCTAAAGGTTCCCATCATCGACTCAGCAGTCTGCAGCCGCCTGTACTGGTGGGGAGCCGGGCAGGGCGCCATTACGGAGGACATGCTGTGCGCCGGCTACCTGGAGGGGGAGCGGGACGCCTGTCTG GGCGACTCCGGAGGCCCCCTGATGTGCCAGGTCGAGCGCACCTGGCTGCTGGCGGGCGTCATCAGCTGGGGCGAGGGCTGTGCGGAGCGCAACCGGCCCGGCGTCTACATCAGCCTGGCCGCCCACCGCTCCTGGGTACAGGGGATCGTGCAAGGGGTGCAGCTCCGCGGGCACTCGCAGGGTAGCGGGCCCACAGGGCGCCGGGGACGGGCTCTGGGGGCGCGGCGAGCTCGCAGGGCCGCCCGGGGCCGCGGGGTTTAG